From a region of the Candidatus Niyogibacteria bacterium genome:
- a CDS encoding MerR family DNA-binding transcriptional regulator — translation MEDKKIRIGKAAEILGMSVQTLRNWEKTGKLLPQRSQGWQRYYFLQDLERFALDLEKLGLAWAASAQPPEIPTDYYCEQQARFMSRLEKMGLLLAHADTVGEKAASLLTTVAGEIGDNSFMHNIGSWPDIPGIFFAYDIGKRVIVLADRGQGVRKTLSRVRPNIKTDVEALRVAFTEIVSGREPEKRGNGLKVVRRIIELNPIYLLFRSGVAAVKSPKKQSGSITIAAMSENVRGAYAIIKF, via the coding sequence ATGGAAGATAAAAAAATACGCATAGGAAAAGCAGCTGAAATACTGGGCATGAGTGTTCAAACTCTTCGCAACTGGGAAAAAACCGGAAAACTTTTGCCACAACGAAGCCAGGGATGGCAACGTTACTATTTTTTACAAGATCTGGAACGTTTTGCGCTTGATCTTGAAAAACTTGGATTGGCTTGGGCCGCGAGCGCGCAACCGCCGGAAATTCCGACTGATTATTATTGCGAACAACAGGCGCGGTTTATGAGTCGTTTGGAAAAAATGGGATTGCTTCTTGCCCACGCAGACACGGTGGGCGAGAAAGCGGCATCTCTTCTTACGACAGTCGCGGGCGAAATTGGAGATAATTCTTTTATGCACAATATTGGCAGTTGGCCTGATATACCGGGAATATTTTTTGCATATGATATCGGCAAACGGGTCATTGTGCTTGCTGATCGCGGACAAGGCGTTCGAAAAACTTTATCTCGCGTGCGTCCCAATATTAAAACGGATGTTGAAGCGCTCCGCGTCGCGTTTACGGAAATTGTATCAGGGAGAGAGCCGGAAAAACGAGGAAACGGATTAAAAGTAGTGCGGCGCATCATAGAGTTAAACCCCATATATCTGCTTTTCCGGTCTGGAGTCGCAGCAGTGAAAAGTCCGAAAAAACAGTCAGGTTCAATAACAATCGCGGCAATGTCCGAGAACGTACGCGGCGCATATGCAATAATAAAATTTTAA
- the clpP gene encoding ATP-dependent Clp endopeptidase proteolytic subunit ClpP: protein MNLIPTVIEKSQYGERAYDIYSRLLKERIIFIGGAISDAVANSIIAQLLFLDHEDAKKDISIYINTPGGSVTAGMAIYDTMQYVKADVRTICVGMAASMGAVLLGAGKKGKRIALPNSEILLHQVMGGVEGQAIEVEITARHIIKIKDKLNQILSKHTGQPIGKIEKDTDRDFYLTAVEAKEYGLIDEIIKNKR from the coding sequence ATGAACTTAATACCTACTGTTATAGAAAAATCCCAATACGGCGAACGCGCTTATGATATTTACTCGCGGCTTTTAAAAGAAAGGATAATTTTTATCGGCGGCGCGATTTCGGACGCGGTAGCCAACAGCATAATAGCCCAGCTGTTGTTTTTAGACCATGAAGACGCTAAAAAAGACATCAGCATTTATATTAATACTCCGGGCGGTTCGGTAACTGCCGGTATGGCGATTTATGACACTATGCAGTATGTGAAGGCCGATGTTAGGACAATTTGCGTCGGCATGGCCGCTTCAATGGGCGCGGTTCTTTTGGGAGCCGGAAAAAAAGGCAAGCGCATTGCTTTGCCTAATTCGGAAATTCTTCTTCATCAGGTTATGGGCGGAGTTGAGGGTCAGGCTATTGAAGTTGAAATAACCGCCCGGCACATTATTAAAATAAAAGATAAACTGAATCAGATTTTATCTAAACACACCGGTCAGCCTATTGGTAAAATAGAAAAAGACACCGACCGGGATTTTTATCTGACAGCCGTTGAAGCCAAAGAATACGGCTTGATTGACGAGATAATCAAAAATAAACGTTAA
- a CDS encoding DUF4258 domain-containing protein — MKIRYSKHAIERMKERGISGNDIKEILLKGQNREFQSDGSIKCVYINKDEKIIVIYYQEKENFKIITAYKI, encoded by the coding sequence ATGAAAATAAGATATAGTAAACACGCCATTGAAAGAATGAAAGAAAGGGGCATTTCTGGAAATGACATAAAAGAAATTTTACTAAAAGGACAAAATAGGGAATTTCAATCCGATGGCTCAATTAAATGTGTTTATATCAATAAAGACGAAAAAATAATCGTTATTTATTATCAAGAAAAAGAAAATTTTAAAATTATTACCGCTTATAAAATATGA
- a CDS encoding DUF2283 domain-containing protein, with product MMIKYDKESDALYIRINKAKVVKTLEEREGFLVDIDKNGKVIGIEILNFSKVSSRKERFDIYSGQRKLPILVK from the coding sequence ATGATGATTAAATATGATAAAGAATCAGACGCGCTTTATATAAGAATTAATAAAGCGAAAGTGGTTAAAACTCTTGAAGAAAGAGAAGGTTTTTTGGTTGATATTGATAAAAATGGTAAAGTTATTGGGATAGAAATTTTGAATTTTTCTAAAGTCAGTTCAAGGAAAGAACGATTTGATATTTATTCCGGCCAGCGGAAATTACCAATTTTAGTTAAATAA
- a CDS encoding DUF4325 domain-containing protein → MQTIYLKKFGKVLISRPAGLETFNGIRPTLNKNESVQIDFEGVLAVTPSWFDEFLTNLAEYIENDVVLLPTKNASVLAALPVLITNRQDKVAEIIQRFLDKNKK, encoded by the coding sequence ATGCAAACAATCTATCTTAAAAAATTCGGCAAAGTCTTAATTTCGCGACCGGCAGGCCTTGAAACGTTCAATGGGATTCGCCCGACTCTTAATAAGAACGAGTCGGTACAAATAGATTTTGAGGGTGTTTTAGCGGTTACGCCATCGTGGTTTGATGAATTTCTCACGAACCTTGCAGAATATATTGAAAACGATGTCGTGCTCCTGCCTACTAAAAATGCATCGGTGCTCGCCGCATTGCCGGTTCTCATAACCAACCGACAGGATAAGGTTGCTGAAATTATCCAACGATTTTTGGATAAGAATAAAAAATAA